Proteins co-encoded in one Pieris napi chromosome 10, ilPieNapi1.2, whole genome shotgun sequence genomic window:
- the LOC125053002 gene encoding protein sidekick isoform X2, with amino-acid sequence MEELERWRNMSLKLKVFVFVACFARISSSAESIAQMQPPRFTTQPSSSNSIVRESTTKILQCSAIGIPQPMYRWLKNGIPLGDYSSELFYKIQNTQKDDAGAYQCIAKNDVGAIFSEKNNIFVAYMGMFENTVESVVTVESGKAAILDFPPIDSEPPPTVVWQDEKGVNGVPSYDQKYAITDKHQLVILCASREDQRAYRARAINTQLGKVENSPYIRLNVYGDDNKEIAPEIIIKPQDTKVIKGQEYTNLYCIANARPLHELETLWFKDGILIDLAGITYDLNDQWNRTLSLISANAKHTGKYMCQARLKTGGFATVTAAASVTVFEKPIMLTNLKTETYGEYGNAIVLECNVQGTPLPGITWYKDARKIASVGADAGEADNADVDDGGGRYRVEVDRSLVINDLKMEDMGIYQCIASNEAGESSIYTWLKIKTLDGSRIRRSHMKLIRMRTSDRKTKPFKFDAGTSPPVMQSAPSNLTVLDGKDATIACRAVGAPTPNVTWYFNDSLIINLSGRLQALEEGDLLITSTTTADSGKYTCKRANEAGSVSGEAYLTVLVRTQIIAPPVDTRVLLGHTATLQCKVSNDPNVKYNIDWFHNNQPMTAGSRVLVSGDGALQVQAVRASDAGEYKCIVTSGGGNHTRRAFLSVIELPFSPTNVRAERLDATPQRAVNVSWTPGFDGNSPVQKFIVQRRVVPEFGPTPDPLLNWITEPMNVSANQRWVLLTSLKAATSYQFRVSAVNTVGEGPPSDPTDVLTLPQEAPSGPPIGFMGSARSSSEIITQWQPPLEEHRNGHILGYVIRYRLKGYDNSPWTYQNITNEAQRNYLIQDLITWKDYNVQIAGYNDKGVGMFSDSYTIKTKEGVPEAAPDSVRCEAFNSTSITVWWTPPTPQKINGINQGYKIQAWKWDDLQNDSLEYKLVSVPPNLLDPLTEQSSIMSGLEKFTEYNVSVLCFTEPGDGPRSEFVAVRTKEDIPDEVVNLQFDDISDRAVRVSWSPPRKSNGVLIGYKLSYQVKENPDTLKEEVLPPNVTSIHVEHLQASTQYNFWVSAMTGIGEGPRKSASIQSGVEPVLPGAPRNLALSNIDAFSVLLQFTPGFDGNSSIALWTVQAQTARNSSWVTIYEVSAPDAQSIVVTGLVPFTTYRLRIIATNVVGTSPPSEPCKEFQTIQAPPQHPPRNVTVRAVSANNLRVRWIPLQQSEWYGNPKGYNITYRRSGTSDTLYAVIEDHTANSHVLSNLEEWSLYEIRMTAINEVGVSEDSPIATERTREAVPSSGPTDVSANATSSTTVVVLWGDIPVQDQNGLIEGYKVCYAAVVPPPQNHKKVECQAIPSNQTHTVTLTELRKYVVYHIQVLGYTRLGDGALSDPPVTVRTFEDTPGPPSNVSFPDVSFTSARIIWDVPEDPNGEILAYQVTYHLNISTQHMFSREFLPSDRTFRATELSSEQYYLFTVRAQTRLGWGATARVLVLTTANRAAPAPPGRPHLARSLLQPHQITFSWTPGDDGYAPLRYYTVQQKEDGGTWQTLPERVDPFATSYTVDGLKPYTAYQFRIRATNDIGPSRYSNATETVRTLPAAPSKAVENLRVVPITPSSVRVQWSPLPESHWSGDARTGGYRVLYQPLTDFTATLQNTMKQEVPGIKSEEVVLTELAVDRNYEISVFAVNSQGLGPGGVPAVVWVGEAVPTAPPQEVAAEPVSPTEVGLVWRPPLLDQQNGDLLGYKIFYLMTESPEEPEPGRRIEEEIEVVPATATSHSLVFLDKFTQYRIQVLAFNPAGDGPRSHAILVRTHQGLPSAPRNITFSDITMNSLVVSWEAPRRRNGLIHSYLVTYETIEQDERFSKQVKQKVSERRLAVGGLEEEVEYKFTVRAVTIGAGGAGESRVRTGPQPGSPEPPRALALRADPAALHLRWTNAPSGRGPLLGYYIEGRKKAKETWQAYDTRWETITRTSNGMLEEFTISYQSLLPSTAYSFRVIAYNMYGISNPTYSDKVIVTPSKLYLEYGYLQYRPFYRRTWFMVALAAASIIIIIMVIAILCVKSKSYKYKKEAQKTLEESLAGETEERGSLALDLYRSRAGSSASAAALGAGTLRRKPPPAPALAKSPPRPSPASVAYHSDEESLRGYDENPDDSSVTEKPSEMSSSDSQNSESENESVRSEPHSFVNHYANVNDTLRQSWKRQRPVRNYSSYTDSEPEGSAVVSLNGGQIVMNNMARSRAPLPGFSSFV; translated from the exons CACAAATGCAACCACCTAGGTTCACCACACAACCATCTTCCTCAAATAGCATTGTCAGAGAAAGTACCACAAAGATATTACAATGTTCTGCAATCG GTATTCCTCAACCGATGTACAGGTGGTTGAAAAACGGTATACCACTTGGAGATTATTCATCGGAGctcttttataaaattcagAATACTCAAAAGGATGACGCCGGAGCCTACCAGTGTATAGCAAAGAATGACGTCGGTGCTATATTCAGtgaaaaaaacaacatttttgttGCAT ATATGGGAATGTTTGAAAATACGGTTGAGTCAGTTGTGACTGTAGAATCTGGAAAGGCTGCTATCCTAGACTTTCCACCGATTGATTCAGAACCACCTCCGACAGTCGTGTGGCAAGATGAAAAAGGGGTCAATGGAGTGCCTAGCTACGACCAAAAATATGCTATCACCGATAAACATCAACTTGTTATTTTGTGCGCTTCTAGGGAAGATCAAAGAGCGTATAG AGCTCGTGCGATCAATACTCAATTAGGTAAAGTAGAAAATAGCCCTTACATCAGATTAAATGTATACGGGGACGACAATAAAGAAATTGCCccagaaattataataaaacctcAGGACACTAAAGTGATTAAAGGTCAAGAATACACAAACTTATATTGCATAGCCAATGCTCGGCCTCTGCATGAACTCGAAACGTTATGGTTCAAAGACGGCATATTGATCGACTTGGCGGGAATCACTTACGACTTAAATGACCAGTGGAATAGAACATTAAGTCTGATATCCGCCAATGCCAAGCACACGGGAAAGTACATGTGTCAAGCCAGATTGAAAACTGGGGGCTTCGCAACCGTCACCGCGGCTGCAAGTGTGACGGTATTCGAAAAGCCTATTATGCTCACTAACCTGAAAACCGAAACATATGGAGAATACGGAAACGCAATTGTATTAGAATGTAACGTACAAGGTACACCCTTACCTGGTATCACGTGGTATAAGGACGCCAGGAAAATTGCGAGCGTCGGCGCAGATGCCGGTGAAGCAGATAACGCTGATGTCGACGATGGCGGGGGAAGGTATAGAGTTGAAGTTGATAGGAGCCTTGTTATAAACGACCTTAAAATGGAAGACATGGGCATTTACCAATGTATCGCGAGTAATGAAGCTGGAGAATCGTCCATTTACACTTGGTTGAAAATTAAGA CATTGGATGGTTCACGCATCCGACGCAGTCACATGAAGTTAATTCGAATGAGGACTTCtgatagaaaaacaaaaccgTTTAAATTCGATGCCGGCA CGTCTCCACCAGTAATGCAAAGTGCCCCATCAAACCTCACCGTTTTGGACGGCAAGGATGCCACCATCGCCTGCAGGGCTGTAGGAGCCCCAACGCCTAACGTCACTTGGTATTTCAATG actcattaataataaatttatctgGACGGCTGCAAGCCCTGGAAGAAGGCGATCTGCTAATAACAAGTACTACCACAGCAGATAGCGGGAAATATACGTGTAAACGTGCTAATGAAGCGGGCAGTGTTTCGGGAGAGGCATACCTTACTGTGTTAG TAAGAACTCAAATCATCGCACCCCCCGTAGACACACGCGTTCTGCTCGGCCACACAGCGACGTTGCAGTGCAAAGTATCGAATGACCCCAACGTCAAGTATAATATAGACTGGTTCCACAACAAtca aCCAATGACCGCGGGATCCCGAGTGTTGGTATCGGGTGATGGTGCTTTGCAAGTTCAAGCTGTACGAGCTAGTGACGCGGGTGAATACAAATGTATAGTGACGTCAGGGGGGGGCAATCACACGAGAAGAGCTTTTCTCTCCGTCATCGAACTGCCATTCTCGCCTACGAATGTGAGAGCTGAGAGATTAGACGCTACGCCGCAACGCGCCGTCAATGTCTCGTGGACTCCGGGCTTTGATGGGAACTCACCGGTACAGAAGTTTATCGTGCAGCGGCGGGTTGTTCCTGAATTTG GTCCCACACCAGATCCTCTTCTAAACTGGATAACGGAGCCAATGAATGTGTCAGCAAATCAACGTTGGGTTTTACTAACAAGCTTGAAAGCGGCCACATCTTACCAGTTCCGAGTGTCGGCCGTGAACACTGTGGGTGAGGGACCCCCGTCCGACCCTACAGATGTTCTGACATTGCCACAAGaag cgccatctggacCGCCGATTGGGTTCATGGGTTCTGCCAGATCTTCCTCAGAAATTATAACACAATGGCAGCCGCCCTTAGAGGAACACCGTAACGGGCACATCTTAGGTTACGTTATACGATACAGGCTAAAGGGCTACGATAACAGTCCCTGGACGTATCAAAATATAACCAACGAAGCTCAGAGAAATTATCTCATACAAGATTTGATCACTTGGAAGGATTATAACGTTCAAATCGCTGGGTATAACGATAAAGGCGTTGGAATGTTCTCCGATAGCTATACTATAAAGACGAAGGAAGGCGTGCCAGAGGCAGCGCCGGATAGTGTCCGGTGTGAGGCATTTAATTCTACATCAATCACAGTTTGGTGGACACCGCCTACTCCACAGAAAATTAATGGGATTAATCAG GGATACAAAATACAAGCCTGGAAATGGGATGATTTACAAAACGACAGTTTAGAATATAAACTTGTGAGCGTACCTCCAAACTTGTTGGATCCATTAACTGAGCAGTCTTCGATTATGAGTGGTCTCGAAAAGTTCACTGAGTACAATGTGTCAGTATTGTGCTTCACCGAACCTGGAGATGGACCACGAAGCGAGTTTGTTGCTGTGAGGACTAAGGAAGACA taCCTGATGAAGTCGTCAACCTACAGTTCGACGATATATCAGATAGGGCAGTTCGCGTATCTTGGTCGCCGCCAAGGAAGTCAAATGGCGTACTTATTGGCTATAAATTATCATACCAAGTGAAGGAAAACCCAGACACGTTAAAGGAAGAAGTATTACCTCCGAATGTTACCAGCATTCATGTGGAACATTTGCAG gcgAGTACGCAATACAACTTCTGGGTGAGCGCCATGACTGGAATCGGTGAAGGTCCACGCAAGTCGGCCTCCATACAGTCTGGAGTAGAACCAGTGTTACCAGGTGCTCCGAGGAACCTCGCTCTATCGAACATTGATGCGTTCTCTGTACTCTTACAGTTTACACCTGGATTTGATGGAAACTCTTCTATAGCGCTTTGGACCGTGCAG GCACAAACAGCACGTAACTCCTCCTGGGTGACAATTTATGAAGTGAGCGCACCAGATGCACAGTCCATCGTGGTAACTGGCCTGGTACCATTCACTACATACCGGCTTCGGATTATTGCGACCAACGTGGTTGGGACTTCGCCCCCATCGGAGCCCTGCAAAGAGTTCCAAACAATACAAGCGCCGCCCCAACATCCGCCAAGGAATGTCACCGTTAGAGCTGTCAGTGCTAATAATCTTCGAGTGAGATGGATc CCTCTGCAACAGAGTGAATGGTATGGCAATCCAAAAGGATACAACATTACCTATAGAAGAAGCGGTACAAGTGATACATTGTATGCAGTTATTGAGGACCATACAGCAAATTCTCACGTGCTTTCAAACTTGGAAGAGTGGTCTCTCTATGAAATTCGTATGACAGCTATTAATGAGGTCGGAGTTTCTGAAGATAGTCCTATTGCTACCGAAAGGACGAGGGAAGCtg TGCCATCTAGTGGACCGACGGACGTCTCGGCCAATGCCACGTCGTCGACTACAGTTGTTGTACTATGGGGTGACATACCAGTGCAAGATCAGAACGGTCTCATAGAGGGGTACAAAGTTTGCTATGCGGCAGTAGTCCCGCCACCCCAGAATCATAAAAAGGTTGAATGTCAGGCCATACCATCAAACCAGACGCATACAGTTACCTTAACAGAGCTGAGGAAGTATGTGGTGTACCATATACAAGTATTGGGCTACACTCGTCTGGGTGATGGAGCGCTTAGTGATCCACCAGTTACAGTGAGGACGTTTGAGGACA CTCCGGGACCACCCTCAAACGTATCATTCCCCGATGTATCGTTTACATCTGCCCGAATTATATGGGATGTTCCTGAAGACCCCAACGGAGAAATACTCGCATATCAGGTCACATATCACTTGAACATATCTACGCAACACATGTTCTCAAGGGAATTCCTACCCTCGGACAGGACATTTAG AGCAACGGAACTATCGTCAGAGCAATACTACCTTTTTACGGTGCGTGCGCAAACGCGTCTAGGGTGGGGTGCCACTGCACGCGTGCTCGTGCTAACGACGGCCAATCGCGCTGCGCCTGCGCCTCCAGGTCGACCACATCTCGCTCGCTCTTTACTTCAACCACATCAGATCACCTTCTCTTGGACACCGGGCGATGATGGATATGCCCCGTTGAG ATACTACACGGTCCAGCAAAAAGAAGACGGTGGGACCTGGCAAACTTTACCCGAAAGAGTTGATCCGTTCGCGACGTCATACACAGTGGACGGCCTCAAACCATACACAGCGTATCAGTTCAGAATAAGAGCAACCAATGATATTGGCCCGAGTCGATATAGCAACGCCACTGAGACCGTTCGAACTTTGCCCGCag CGCCAAGTAAAGCCGTAGAGAATCTACGTGTAGTACCAATAACACCTAGCAGCGTACGCGTTCAGTGGTCACCGCTCCCAGAGTCCCATTGGAGTGGTGATGCTCGGACCGGAGGGTACCGGGTTCTGTACCAGCCACTCACTGACTTCACAGCCACGCTCCAAAATACTATGAAACAGGAGGTGCCTGGTATTAAG AGCGAAGAAGTTGTTCTAACTGAACTAGCAGTTGACCGTAACTATGAGATCAGCGTGTTTGCCGTGAattcccaaggattaggaccCGGTGGGGTCCCAGCTGTCGTGTGGGTGGGCGAAGCGGTGCCCACTGCACCCCCACAAGAAGTCGCGGCGGAACCCGTTTCCCCCACAGAGGTCGGTCTCGTGTGGCGCCCGCCGCTACTTGACCAGCAAAATGGGGATTTGCTTGGATATAag ATTTTTTATCTGATGACGGAGTCACCCGAGGAACCAGAGCCCGGAAGACGCATtgaagaagaaatagaagTCGTTCCCGCTACTGCTACTTCCCACTCACTCGTGTTCCTTGATAAGTTTACTCAGTATCGCATACAG GTGTTAGCATTTAACCCAGCTGGCGATGGGCCGCGCTCACACGCGATATTGGTACGAACACATCAGGGTCTACCATCAGCGCCTCGAAATATCACCTTCAGCGATATCACCATGAACAGTCTGGTGGTGTCGTGGGAAGCACCGCGACGACGAAACGGACTCATACATTCTTATCTCGTTACGTACGAGACTATCGAGCAGGATGAAC gtTTTAGCAAGCAAGTAAAACAGAAAGTCTCTGAGCGCCGGCTGGCCGTCGGGGGCTTAGAAGAAGAAGTCGAATATAAGTTCACCGTCCGAGCAGTGACTATTGGCGCTGGGGGAGCTGGGGAATCACGAGTTCGTACTGGGCCCCAGCCGGGGTCTCCGGAGCCCCCACGAGCCCTTGCCTTACGGGCTGACCCCGCAGCTTTACATCTACGCTGGACCAACGCCCCCTCCGGTCGGGGACCTCTTCTTGGATACTATATTGAAGGACGGAAGaaag CAAAGGAAACTTGGCAAGCAT ATGACACGCGGTGGGAGACAATAACGCGTACCAGTAACGGAATGTTGGAAGAATTCACGATATCGTACCAAAGCCTCCTTCCTTCAACAGCCTATTCGTTCCGGGTGATCGCATACAATATGTATGGGATCAGTAACCCTACTTATAGCGATAAG GTGATAGTGACGCCTTCGAAATTGTACCTAGAGTACGGATACCTGCAGTATCGGCCTTTCTACCGACGCACCTGGTTTATGGTGGCACTTGCTGCAGCCTccattatcatcatcattatGGTCATAGCTATATTGTGCGTCAAAAGCAAAAgctataaatacaaaa AGGAGGCGCAGAAAACGCTGGAAGAGTCACTCGCCGGGGAGACGGAGGAACGGGGATCCCTCGCTTTGGACTTGTACCGGTCGAGGGCTGGATCCAGCGCTTCAGCCGCCGCCTTGGGAGCCGGAACGCTTCGTCGGAAGCCACCTCCCGCCCCCGCTTTAGCAAAATCCCCTCCCCGACCTTCCCCGGCCTCCGTGGCCTACCACAGCGACGAAGAAAGCCTCCGCGGATACGACGAGAACCCAGACGACTCTTCCGTCACCGAGAAACCTTCGGAGATGAGCTCCTCCGACTCGCAG AACTCTGAAAGCGAAAACGAGAGCGTGAGGTCGGAGCCTCACTCGTTCGTCAATCACTACGCGAACGTGAACGATACGTTACGCCAATCTTGGAAGCGGCAACGGCCCGTTCGCAACTACTCCAGTTACACGGACTCGGAGCCCGAGGGCAGCGCAGTGGTGAGCCTAAACGGGGGTCAGATAGTGATGAACAATATGGCGAGATCTCGGGCGCCTTTGCCGGGTTTCTCCTCGTTCGTATGA